Proteins from a single region of Dysosmobacter acutus:
- the fba gene encoding class II fructose-1,6-bisphosphate aldolase, translated as MPLVTSKEMFRKAYEGGYAIGAFNVNNMEIIQGITEAAKDLSAPLILQVSAGARKYANHTYLMKLVEAAVVETGLPICLHLDHGDSFELCKSCIDGGFTSVMIDASSKSMAENIAVTKQVVEYAHDHGVVVEAELGTLAGIEDDVKVAAEDSSYTRPEEVEEFVTKSGCDSLAIAIGTSHGAYKFKPGTKPQLRFDILEEVSRRLPGFPIVLHGASSVPQEFVAKINQFGGNMPGAIGVPEDQLRQAARMAVCKINIDSDLRLAMTASIREHLSEHPDHFDPRQYLKPGREAIKAMVAHKLVDVLGCDHKA; from the coding sequence ATGCCTCTGGTCACATCAAAGGAAATGTTTCGCAAAGCCTACGAGGGCGGTTACGCCATCGGTGCTTTCAACGTAAATAACATGGAAATCATTCAGGGAATCACGGAGGCGGCGAAGGACCTGTCCGCGCCGCTGATCCTGCAGGTCTCCGCCGGCGCCCGCAAGTATGCCAACCACACCTACCTCATGAAGCTGGTGGAGGCGGCGGTTGTTGAAACCGGCCTGCCCATCTGCCTGCATCTGGATCACGGCGACAGCTTTGAGCTCTGCAAATCCTGCATCGACGGCGGCTTTACCTCCGTGATGATCGACGCGTCCTCCAAGTCCATGGCGGAAAACATCGCCGTCACCAAGCAGGTGGTGGAGTATGCCCACGACCACGGCGTGGTGGTGGAGGCCGAACTGGGCACCCTGGCCGGCATTGAAGATGATGTGAAGGTCGCCGCCGAGGATTCCTCCTATACCCGCCCTGAAGAAGTGGAGGAATTCGTCACCAAATCCGGCTGCGACTCCCTGGCCATCGCCATTGGTACCAGCCACGGCGCGTATAAGTTCAAGCCCGGCACCAAACCCCAGCTGCGCTTTGACATTCTGGAGGAGGTCTCCCGCCGCCTGCCCGGTTTCCCCATAGTCCTGCACGGGGCGTCCTCCGTGCCCCAGGAATTTGTGGCCAAGATCAATCAGTTCGGCGGCAATATGCCCGGCGCCATCGGCGTTCCCGAGGATCAGCTGCGCCAGGCCGCCCGCATGGCCGTGTGCAAGATCAACATCGACTCCGACCTGCGTCTGGCGATGACCGCTTCCATCCGGGAGCATCTTTCCGAGCATCCCGACCATTTTGACCCCCGCCAGTATCTCAAGCCCGGCCGTGAGGCCATCAAGGCCATGGTCGCCCACAAGTTAGTGGACGTCCTGGGCTGCGATCACAAGGCATAA
- a CDS encoding 6-phosphofructokinase, protein MSELKGACIIGQSGGPTSVINASAYGVIDTALHNPSITRVLGAEHGIKGVLNDRLFDMGKEDPKELELLKYTPSSALGSCRYKIADPDVDDTDYKRILEIFKKYDVRYFFYNGGNDSMDTCNKISKYMQKVGYECRVMGVPKTIDNDLYGTDHCPGYASAAKYIATSCMEVYQDARVYDTGMVCIIEIMGRHAGWLAASAGLATEFGAGPDLIYLPETNFDMEKFLSDVDRIYKEKGNCMVAVSEGIHYADSSFVSEAKTSATDGFGHAQLGGLAALLANAVKERTGAKVRGIELSLLQRCGAHLASETDISESYMAGKAAVENAVNGITDKMVGFERGVQGGKYLCKTKLLSLSEVANTEKKVPREWINPEGNGVQKAFIDYCLPLIQGEPNLPKQESLPRFAKLRKVLAK, encoded by the coding sequence ATGAGTGAGTTGAAAGGCGCCTGCATCATCGGCCAGTCCGGCGGGCCGACCTCGGTCATCAACGCCAGTGCCTACGGCGTGATCGACACCGCGCTGCACAACCCCAGCATCACACGTGTGCTGGGCGCGGAGCATGGGATCAAGGGCGTACTGAACGACCGCCTGTTTGATATGGGCAAAGAGGACCCCAAAGAACTGGAGCTGCTGAAATACACGCCCTCCTCCGCCCTGGGCTCCTGCCGCTACAAGATCGCGGACCCCGATGTGGACGACACCGACTATAAGCGTATTCTGGAGATTTTTAAAAAGTACGATGTCCGCTACTTCTTTTATAACGGCGGCAACGACTCCATGGATACCTGCAACAAAATCTCCAAATATATGCAGAAGGTGGGCTATGAGTGCCGTGTGATGGGCGTGCCCAAGACCATCGACAACGACCTCTACGGTACAGACCACTGCCCCGGCTACGCCTCTGCCGCCAAATACATCGCCACCTCCTGCATGGAGGTCTACCAGGACGCCCGGGTTTACGATACCGGGATGGTCTGTATCATCGAGATTATGGGCCGCCATGCCGGCTGGCTGGCCGCCTCCGCCGGTCTGGCCACGGAATTTGGAGCAGGTCCGGACCTCATCTATCTGCCGGAGACCAATTTCGATATGGAGAAGTTCCTCTCCGACGTGGATCGCATTTACAAGGAAAAGGGCAACTGCATGGTGGCAGTCTCCGAGGGCATCCATTATGCCGACAGCTCCTTCGTATCCGAGGCAAAGACCTCTGCCACCGACGGGTTCGGCCACGCTCAGTTGGGCGGCCTTGCCGCGCTGCTGGCCAACGCGGTCAAGGAGCGCACCGGTGCCAAGGTCCGCGGCATTGAGCTGAGCCTGCTGCAGCGCTGCGGCGCGCACCTGGCCTCTGAGACGGACATCTCGGAATCCTATATGGCCGGAAAGGCCGCGGTGGAAAACGCGGTCAACGGCATCACCGACAAAATGGTGGGCTTTGAGCGGGGCGTCCAGGGCGGCAAATACCTCTGTAAGACCAAGCTTCTGAGCCTTTCCGAGGTGGCAAACACCGAGAAGAAAGTGCCCCGTGAGTGGATCAATCCGGAGGGCAACGGCGTTCAGAAGGCGTTTATCGACTACTGCCTGCCCCTGATCCAGGGAGAGCCCAACCTGCCCAAGCAGGAGTCCCTTCCCAGGTTTGCCAAACTGAGAAAAGTGCTGGCCAAATAG
- a CDS encoding type III pantothenate kinase, translating to MLLAIDIGNSTTSIGLFDQTKELRFLASLDTDSKKTADQISIDLMNLFTLYHYAVSDVTGAIFCSVVPPMNFMMEKALTRLLGKPPMMVGPGVKTGLNIRMEIHSQLGADIVADAVSALAKYPAPSVVIDMGTATTIGLISADRTYQGGLLLPGVRISLDALSDHAAQLPDISLQHPKSLIGKNTEDCMRSGIVYGTAAMIDGIVQRIEEQLGQSVTVVATGGNAPVIVRYCKTDIIYDKYLLMEGLWQIYQKNKQGGGGA from the coding sequence ATGCTTTTGGCCATAGACATAGGAAACTCCACCACGTCCATCGGGCTGTTCGACCAGACGAAGGAGCTGCGCTTCCTGGCCTCTTTGGATACGGACAGCAAAAAGACGGCGGACCAGATCAGCATTGATCTCATGAATCTCTTCACCCTGTACCACTACGCTGTCTCCGATGTCACCGGGGCCATTTTCTGCAGCGTGGTGCCTCCCATGAACTTCATGATGGAAAAGGCGCTGACCCGGCTTCTGGGGAAGCCGCCCATGATGGTGGGGCCCGGGGTCAAAACAGGGCTCAATATCCGGATGGAAATCCACTCCCAGCTGGGCGCTGATATTGTGGCGGACGCGGTTTCCGCTCTGGCAAAATATCCGGCGCCCTCGGTGGTGATCGACATGGGAACCGCCACCACCATTGGTCTCATCTCCGCCGATCGCACCTATCAGGGCGGCTTGCTGCTGCCGGGCGTGCGCATCTCCTTAGACGCCCTCTCCGACCATGCGGCCCAGCTGCCGGATATCTCCCTCCAGCACCCCAAGAGCCTCATTGGGAAAAACACAGAGGACTGCATGCGCTCCGGAATCGTCTACGGCACCGCCGCCATGATAGACGGCATCGTGCAGCGGATCGAAGAGCAGTTAGGGCAGTCGGTCACCGTAGTGGCAACCGGCGGCAATGCGCCGGTGATCGTGCGCTACTGCAAAACCGACATCATCTATGATAAGTACCTGCTGATGGAGGGCCTGTGGCAGATATATCAGAAGAACAAGCAGGGAGGAGGGGGAGCATGA
- the spoIVA gene encoding stage IV sporulation protein A, giving the protein MTNTSIYQNIATRTGGDIYIGVVGPVRTGKSTFIKRFMETQVIPNIENVYRKERAKDELPQSGSGRTIMTAEPKFVPEEAVQISLEDGAAFSVRLIDCVGYMVKGAIGQTENDEPRMVTTPWFDHEIPMTEAAEVGTRKVIVEHSTIGIVITTDGTISEIPREDYLESEERVIRELQELGKPFIVLLNSSEPRSDRAQAISKDIASRYEVNCIPVNCLELEENDVSALLRAVLYEFPMQELDLFLPPWVDALPDEHPIKSGLYASIREATGQLRHIREVDAAIKTMGAYDAIQDARILSIQLGTGIATAELRLPRELFYQTLSEQSGLHVTDDGDLMSLLTQLASIKTEYDKVAGALRDVKEKGYGIVVPGIEELTLEEPEIVKQGGRYGVRLRASAPSIHMIRADIETAVSPIVGNEKQSEDMVNYLLQEFEGDTSKIWQSNIFGRSFHELVNEDLQTKLKRMPEDAQHKLQETLQRIINEGSGGLICIIL; this is encoded by the coding sequence ATGACAAATACGAGTATTTATCAAAATATCGCCACCCGCACCGGCGGAGATATTTATATTGGTGTGGTAGGGCCGGTACGCACTGGCAAGTCAACCTTTATCAAGCGCTTTATGGAGACGCAGGTCATTCCCAATATCGAGAACGTCTATCGGAAAGAGCGGGCAAAGGATGAGCTGCCCCAAAGCGGATCCGGTCGGACCATCATGACCGCGGAGCCGAAATTCGTACCGGAGGAAGCGGTCCAGATCTCTTTGGAGGACGGCGCGGCTTTTTCCGTCCGTCTGATCGACTGTGTGGGATATATGGTGAAGGGCGCCATTGGCCAGACGGAAAATGACGAACCCCGTATGGTGACGACTCCCTGGTTTGACCATGAGATTCCAATGACCGAGGCCGCGGAGGTGGGGACCAGGAAGGTCATTGTGGAGCACTCCACCATTGGAATCGTCATCACCACCGACGGCACCATCTCTGAGATTCCAAGGGAGGATTATCTGGAGTCGGAGGAACGGGTCATTCGGGAGCTGCAGGAACTGGGAAAACCCTTTATTGTGCTGCTCAATTCCTCTGAGCCCCGCTCTGACCGGGCTCAGGCCATCAGCAAGGATATTGCCTCCCGCTATGAAGTCAACTGCATTCCGGTGAACTGCCTGGAGCTGGAGGAAAATGACGTGTCGGCGCTGCTCAGGGCGGTGCTGTACGAATTCCCCATGCAGGAGCTGGATTTGTTCCTGCCGCCCTGGGTGGATGCGCTGCCGGATGAACACCCCATTAAAAGCGGGCTGTACGCTTCCATCCGGGAGGCCACAGGGCAGCTGCGCCACATCCGGGAGGTGGATGCGGCTATCAAGACCATGGGGGCCTATGACGCTATTCAGGATGCCAGAATCCTCAGTATCCAGTTGGGGACCGGAATTGCCACCGCAGAGCTGCGGCTGCCCCGGGAGCTCTTCTACCAGACCCTCTCTGAGCAGTCCGGCCTCCATGTGACGGATGACGGCGATCTGATGAGCCTGCTGACACAGCTGGCCTCCATCAAGACCGAGTACGACAAGGTGGCCGGCGCGCTGCGGGACGTGAAGGAAAAGGGCTACGGCATTGTGGTGCCGGGCATCGAGGAGCTGACGCTGGAAGAGCCGGAAATCGTCAAGCAGGGCGGCCGCTACGGCGTCCGGCTCCGCGCCAGCGCGCCCTCCATCCACATGATCCGGGCGGACATTGAAACGGCGGTCTCGCCGATTGTGGGCAATGAGAAGCAGTCGGAGGATATGGTGAACTACCTCCTCCAGGAATTCGAGGGGGATACCAGCAAAATCTGGCAGTCCAACATCTTTGGACGCAGCTTCCATGAGCTGGTGAACGAGGATCTTCAGACAAAGCTCAAACGCATGCCGGAGGACGCCCAGCACAAGCTGCAGGAGACCCTCCAGCGGATCATCAACGAGGGCAGCGGCGGCCTGATCTGCATCATCCTGTAA
- a CDS encoding transporter substrate-binding domain-containing protein, translating to MNKKNILTLALTAALILGLSACGGSGGSSSGGSASSGSGAGSSAGGGRTTFTVGFDAEYPPYGFKADDGSYVGFDLDLAQEVCDRNGWELVRQPIDWNSKDMELDAGNIDVLWNGFTMTGRESDYTWVGPYVNNSIMFVVRADSGITDASQLSGKPVVTQSGSSALTALTDDPGDGSNDENLALAASFSALDQVPDYNTAFMNLESGVDDAIAVDIGVANYQLNTRGSDVFTMLEKPLSTEQYGIGFKKGNTALADQVKATLDEMWEDGTFMEIATNAAESYDAPELIDMICYGE from the coding sequence ATGAACAAGAAGAACATATTGACCCTGGCTTTGACAGCGGCACTGATCCTTGGCCTGAGCGCCTGCGGCGGCAGCGGAGGTTCCTCCTCCGGAGGCAGCGCGTCTTCCGGCAGTGGTGCAGGAAGCTCCGCAGGCGGTGGGCGCACCACCTTCACCGTGGGCTTTGACGCGGAATATCCCCCTTACGGCTTTAAGGCCGATGACGGCAGCTACGTGGGCTTTGACCTGGACCTTGCCCAGGAGGTCTGCGACCGCAACGGCTGGGAGCTGGTCCGCCAGCCTATCGACTGGAATTCCAAGGATATGGAGTTAGATGCGGGAAACATCGACGTGCTTTGGAACGGCTTCACCATGACCGGCCGTGAAAGCGACTACACCTGGGTCGGGCCCTATGTCAACAACTCCATCATGTTTGTGGTCCGCGCCGATTCCGGCATCACAGATGCCTCCCAGCTCTCCGGCAAGCCGGTGGTCACCCAGTCCGGCTCCTCGGCTCTGACCGCTTTGACCGATGATCCCGGCGACGGCAGCAACGACGAGAACCTGGCCCTGGCCGCCTCCTTCTCCGCCCTGGATCAGGTGCCCGACTACAACACCGCTTTTATGAACTTGGAATCCGGCGTAGATGATGCCATTGCCGTGGACATCGGCGTGGCCAACTACCAGCTCAACACCCGCGGCAGCGATGTCTTCACCATGCTGGAAAAGCCCCTCTCCACCGAGCAGTACGGCATCGGCTTCAAAAAGGGCAACACCGCGCTGGCCGACCAGGTGAAGGCCACGCTGGATGAGATGTGGGAAGACGGCACTTTCATGGAGATTGCCACCAATGCCGCCGAATCATATGACGCTCCCGAACTGATTGACATGATCTGCTACGGCGAGTAA